A genome region from Mesorhizobium sp. B2-1-8 includes the following:
- a CDS encoding methylenetetrahydrofolate reductase C-terminal domain-containing protein, whose translation MSDENPAVTQATLVKKAAPKSDYKPADVSPQRRVQRSFAVRLWSVRHSRLLEWFYARFSDAFLLLHPLWKGIGYGRVEAPIKFVEKRVKGFMFDCRMCGQCILSSTGMSCPMNCPKQLRNGPCGGVRANGNCEVEPNMPCVWVKAWEGSQNMVNSDRILTVQKPVDQSLRETSAWLRVTAQAAAAREAAAAAKTGASA comes from the coding sequence ATGTCTGACGAGAACCCGGCGGTTACCCAGGCCACGCTGGTCAAGAAGGCAGCGCCGAAATCCGACTACAAGCCGGCCGACGTGTCGCCGCAGCGCCGCGTACAGCGCTCGTTCGCGGTGAGATTATGGTCTGTTCGGCACTCGCGATTGCTCGAATGGTTTTATGCCCGTTTTTCCGACGCCTTCCTGCTGCTGCACCCCTTGTGGAAGGGCATCGGTTATGGCCGCGTCGAAGCTCCCATCAAGTTCGTCGAAAAGCGCGTCAAGGGATTCATGTTCGACTGCCGCATGTGTGGTCAGTGCATCCTGTCCTCGACCGGCATGTCGTGCCCGATGAATTGCCCCAAGCAGTTGCGCAACGGCCCTTGCGGCGGCGTGCGCGCCAACGGCAATTGCGAGGTCGAGCCCAATATGCCCTGCGTCTGGGTCAAGGCCTGGGAAGGTTCGCAGAACATGGTCAATTCCGACAGGATCCTCACCGTGCAGAAGCCGGTCGATCAGTCGTTACGCGAAACCTCGGCCTGGCTGCGGGTAACCGCACAGGCGGCAGCGGCCCGTGAAGCCGCCGCTGCCGCGAAGACCGGAGCCTCCGCATGA
- a CDS encoding methylenetetrahydrofolate reductase has protein sequence MTGRQLDENPAGIHLPLDPLPGHTSRGRLERVLRRGEFAVTTELNPPDSADPEDVYNRAKIFDGWVDAINAVDASGANCHMSSVGICALLTRMGYAPIMQIACRDKNRIAIQGDVLGGAAMGVANMLCLTGDGVQAGDQPGAKPVFDLDSMSLLETCRIMRDNGKFLSGRKLTTPPQLFLGAAVNPFAPPFDFRPIHLGKKIAAGAQFVQTQYCFDVPMFKTFMQKARDLGHTEKVFILCGVGPLASAKTAKWIRSNVPGIHIPDTVIKRLEGAQDQKKEGKQLCTDIINEVKEIPGVSGVHVMAYRQEEYVAEIVDESGVLKGRQPWKREIRRDDQMVAERLDHILHDEITETQVDMVKTAH, from the coding sequence ATGACCGGCCGCCAGCTCGACGAAAATCCGGCCGGCATCCATTTGCCGCTCGATCCCCTGCCCGGCCACACCTCTCGCGGCCGGCTGGAGCGCGTGCTCAGGCGTGGCGAGTTCGCGGTGACGACCGAGCTCAACCCGCCCGACAGCGCCGATCCCGAGGACGTCTACAACCGTGCGAAGATCTTCGACGGCTGGGTCGACGCCATCAACGCGGTCGATGCGTCCGGCGCCAATTGCCACATGTCCTCGGTCGGCATCTGCGCACTGCTGACCCGCATGGGCTATGCGCCGATCATGCAGATCGCCTGCCGCGACAAGAACCGCATCGCCATTCAGGGCGATGTGCTGGGGGGTGCCGCGATGGGCGTCGCCAACATGCTGTGCCTGACCGGCGACGGCGTGCAGGCCGGCGACCAGCCGGGTGCCAAGCCGGTGTTCGATCTCGATTCCATGTCGCTGCTGGAGACCTGCCGCATCATGCGTGACAACGGCAAGTTTTTGTCCGGCCGCAAGCTGACGACGCCGCCACAGCTGTTCCTGGGCGCTGCCGTCAATCCGTTCGCGCCGCCCTTCGACTTTCGCCCGATCCATCTCGGCAAGAAGATCGCCGCCGGCGCGCAGTTCGTGCAGACGCAGTATTGCTTCGACGTGCCGATGTTCAAAACCTTCATGCAGAAGGCCCGCGATCTCGGCCACACCGAAAAGGTGTTCATCCTGTGCGGCGTCGGCCCGCTCGCTTCCGCCAAGACGGCAAAATGGATCCGCTCCAACGTGCCCGGCATCCATATCCCCGACACCGTCATCAAGCGGCTGGAAGGCGCCCAGGACCAGAAGAAGGAAGGCAAGCAGCTCTGCACCGACATCATCAACGAGGTGAAGGAAATTCCCGGTGTCTCAGGCGTCCATGTGATGGCCTACCGCCAGGAAGAATATGTCGCCGAGATCGTCGACGAATCGGGCGTGCTGAAGGGCCGCCAGCCATGGAAGCGTGAGATCCGCCGCGACGACCAGATGGTCGCCGAACGGCTGGATCACATCCTGCACGACGAAATTACCGAAACCCAGGTGGATATGGTGAAGACCGCGCATTGA
- a CDS encoding methyltetrahydrofolate cobalamin methyltransferase, protein MTRTIVASATREIIIGFDQPFCVIGERINPTGRKKLAAEMVVGNFETVIKDALEQAACGATMLDVNAGVTSVNPNETEPGLLVQTLEIVQGLVDLPLSIDSSVSAAIEAALKVAKGRPLVNSVTGEEEKLEAILPLVKKYNVPVVAISNDETGISMDPDVRFAVAKKIVERCADFGIPAHDVVVDPLVMPIGALGDAGRQVFALLRRLREELKVNTTCGLSNISFGLPHRHGINAAFIPMVIGAGMTSAIMNPVRPQEMEAVRGANVLNGTDENCTKWIKTYKDYKPAEGGHAVAAPTAVNAPGEGGGNGSRRRGGREARMGRG, encoded by the coding sequence ATGACCCGGACCATCGTCGCCTCGGCGACACGAGAAATCATCATCGGCTTCGACCAGCCCTTCTGCGTGATTGGCGAACGCATCAACCCGACCGGCCGCAAGAAGCTCGCCGCCGAGATGGTGGTTGGCAATTTCGAGACCGTCATCAAGGACGCGCTGGAGCAGGCCGCATGCGGCGCCACCATGCTCGACGTCAATGCCGGCGTCACCTCGGTCAACCCGAACGAAACCGAACCTGGCCTGCTGGTGCAGACGCTGGAGATCGTCCAGGGCCTGGTCGATCTGCCGCTCTCGATCGACAGCTCCGTCAGCGCCGCGATCGAGGCCGCGCTGAAGGTCGCCAAAGGCCGCCCGCTGGTCAACTCCGTCACCGGCGAGGAAGAAAAGCTCGAGGCCATCCTGCCGCTGGTCAAGAAGTACAACGTGCCCGTCGTCGCCATCTCCAACGACGAGACCGGCATTTCGATGGACCCGGATGTGCGCTTCGCCGTCGCCAAGAAGATCGTCGAGCGCTGCGCCGATTTCGGCATTCCGGCGCATGACGTCGTCGTCGACCCGCTGGTCATGCCGATCGGTGCGCTTGGCGATGCCGGACGCCAGGTGTTCGCGCTGCTGCGCCGCCTGCGCGAGGAACTCAAGGTAAACACCACCTGCGGCCTGTCGAACATCTCGTTCGGCCTGCCGCACCGCCATGGCATCAATGCCGCCTTCATCCCGATGGTGATCGGCGCCGGCATGACCTCGGCGATCATGAACCCGGTTCGGCCGCAGGAGATGGAAGCCGTGCGCGGCGCCAACGTGCTGAACGGCACCGACGAGAACTGCACCAAGTGGATCAAGACCTACAAGGATTACAAGCCGGCCGAAGGCGGCCACGCGGTGGCGGCGCCGACAGCGGTCAATGCACCGGGCGAAGGCGGCGGCAATGGCAGCCGGCGGCGCGGCGGTCGTGAAGCCCGGATGGGCCGGGGATAA
- a CDS encoding formyl transferase yields the protein MAASQSNPRPIVVVTGGGAHVWAMINDLADRVGPVSVVLEIPESKKQLLRGRARRQGWISAMGQLGTMVLSRLGKRLNVKHAARLIAEEKLETEPRQGQVIVHVASANSQECLQAIETIKPGVVLLNGCRLISREMLGKMPCPVLNYHAGITPKYRGMNGGYWALTSGDPQNFGTTVHLVDAGVDTGGVLKQAHSKPKQGDTISSYALRQTAFSRDICVEAVSDALAGKLATFDPGLPSKQWYHPTIWFYVWTGLRTGIW from the coding sequence ATGGCAGCGTCGCAATCCAATCCGCGGCCGATTGTAGTCGTCACCGGTGGCGGCGCACACGTCTGGGCCATGATCAACGACCTCGCCGACCGCGTCGGCCCTGTCAGCGTCGTCCTCGAAATCCCTGAATCCAAAAAACAATTGCTGCGCGGCCGCGCCCGACGCCAGGGCTGGATCTCCGCCATGGGTCAGCTCGGCACGATGGTGCTGAGCAGGCTTGGCAAACGGCTTAATGTCAAACACGCCGCCCGGTTGATTGCCGAGGAGAAGCTTGAAACGGAACCGCGGCAAGGCCAGGTCATCGTCCATGTGGCATCCGCCAACAGCCAAGAATGCCTGCAGGCGATCGAGACGATCAAGCCCGGCGTCGTGCTGCTGAACGGCTGCCGGCTGATTTCCAGGGAGATGCTGGGCAAAATGCCTTGTCCGGTGCTGAACTATCATGCCGGCATCACGCCGAAATATCGCGGCATGAATGGCGGCTATTGGGCGTTGACGTCAGGCGATCCGCAGAATTTCGGCACGACCGTCCATCTGGTCGATGCAGGCGTCGACACCGGCGGTGTGCTGAAGCAGGCGCACAGCAAGCCGAAACAAGGCGACACCATCTCGAGCTATGCGCTGCGCCAGACGGCGTTTTCGCGCGATATCTGCGTCGAGGCGGTCAGCGACGCGCTGGCCGGGAAACTCGCAACGTTCGATCCAGGCCTGCCATCGAAACAGTGGTACCACCCGACGATCTGGTTCTACGTCTGGACAGGGCTGAGAACCGGCATCTGGTAA
- a CDS encoding virulence factor produces MADLIVVYWRDIPAQVIVRKGRQNAKRELPLRFTEAIDMCAMRTGAGGTDDYLAEWRKADPVAVGDDLEAEVEKAFHELDAKYDRERLVALVKAGGKENV; encoded by the coding sequence ATGGCCGATCTTATCGTCGTCTACTGGCGCGACATCCCTGCCCAGGTCATCGTCAGGAAAGGCCGGCAGAACGCCAAGCGCGAACTGCCCTTGCGCTTCACCGAGGCGATCGACATGTGCGCCATGCGCACCGGCGCCGGTGGCACCGACGACTATCTCGCCGAATGGCGCAAGGCCGATCCGGTTGCGGTCGGTGACGATCTCGAAGCCGAGGTCGAAAAGGCATTCCACGAACTCGACGCGAAATACGACCGCGAGCGGCTGGTCGCTCTGGTCAAGGCGGGCGGAAAAGAAAATGTCTGA